A stretch of DNA from Ctenopharyngodon idella isolate HZGC_01 chromosome 6, HZGC01, whole genome shotgun sequence:
tattcactatagtttaaaaaatggtaataaaatatgacaagatctcagagttaaactgtgtcagaaaatatttattttaattatgtcagataacacttaagcaaaacatggtcaggtcaaagcgtctgaataatttttggttccaaatttttatcaattttactggtagtccactgtatgaagaatttttaggtataatatgtcagtttactttattttgctatcctctcttacataaataaactatagtgtcctgcacccactagtaaaaatatatcaaaaatgtctgaataatttttggtttgactgtatatatacacttatactcatatatttgttttcaaattatatatatattatttcaataatatattaatgcttttattatgTAGTGattcttaaagtcaccatgaatttagaattgacaattcttgttttttatggaatattggaatatatatttattataaatgatttgtccgcgcacatcattttttaaattcatgtgccctcataatctttaaccaaagtaacttcccctccctcttacatctcttctcttctctgatgatgtgtttattgGCGTGAAGGCGGGGcgacctgtcactcacatgagatgcaccaatagcaaaccacaaccattcaatcaattccccacagacaaaatcaagccccgtcctacatttgttcttgtttgagaatcTGTTTCACTCGAATATGCATCACAATAgcaaagaaaagactatcacaacttctgtttcatgccgactttaacttATATGGTGATAAAACGCATAAAAgcacagcacaaaaaaaaaaaaaaacagatcagCACATCAGTACCTCACAGGCGCCCACTCCAGCCTGGAAGGCCATGGTGCACATCTCGTTCTCACGGACACGACCCTTGAAATATTTGTTACATTCTTTATTGCTCAGTACAGGCATCTGAGCCACATTCAATACAGTCTCGTCCCCCTTTCCTGAGAGAGAAGAAGAGACGATCAATGGTGGGAAGAAAATGATGCATAACTGGATGGATGCGTAGATGGAGaaccaaaaaacattattttcagaATTCAGATTTTACATCTTACCAAACGTTATGCATGTCTagcattttttttgcacacattgAGAGTGAAAATGTTACTAATCTACTGaccataaacttttgaatgataatgTATGACAAGCCTACCACCTTTTGTTTCTCCCCAACCAGCAATTTCACAGATGGTTCCCTCTGGCACGATGTAGCGCTCCGGAGGAAGACATATTTGAGACACACGCTCATTAAACTGGGCAGGGCTGCAGGAGAAGAGCGAGATTTGTGTCTATTagagggcatatttggagtcaagatactttaaagaataccatggtacacatgtaaatgtgtttgtgtgtggtatGAAGTACGTTTCTAGCTGAAGCATGACCAGGTGGGATTCAGAAGGGCCGCAGACGATCTTGGTGAGAGAAATGGTTTGTCTGTCTGGTTCGCCTTCCTTTGGATCACGGAACAAGGTGCCCATCATAGCACTGTATCCCGTGAGGTCGACGTAACTGCATACAATCACAAACAAGcacatgaacatttattaaaacgCCCTTACTGTCCAACTATGAATCACTGCAGACTGTGAGTTACCATGAAGAAAAGCACTGTTTGGTGCTGATGACCCATTCAGAATTGACCAGAGATCCTCCACAGAAGTGATTTCCTTTCCTGTGAAGATAAAGAGATTTCAGAATACACACAGTGGCCCCAAATATATTTGCTTACAATAAACACTCTTTTACAATTTTACTTTCATAAAGTGACATAATTTGGGACAGTTTATGGGCAAAAAATAGAACTAACCGGTCTCTAAGGCTGACGGTCCAGGGAGAGTTTCCAGGTGTGCCGCCCACTATTCTTAACCAGGACCTCACATGACGGTCATCCCGCTTTCCACACTCGTTAAACACAACCTCCGCTTTTTACACACAGTGGACGGTATTTCAATTagacacaatcacacacatcaGAGTCTGTACTACTCACGGTATAATGCTTGTGACTTACTTGTTGGGCCGATTATTGGCACTTTCTCTCCAGCTATTACAATATAAagaagaacacacacaaaaaaaattattatgaatcatttaattaattattatcaactatttattattactattattaatgtataattatttataataaatgattgtATTATTAGAAGCTAAAAGAGCAGACATGACTGAATTAGATTGAAAAGAGCATCTATAGACATGGTCACTTCACCACACTGCTTGATGGCACAGTAGTCAAATTCAGTCTTGGGGTCAGAGGTGTAGCACCAGGGTCCGTGGTGGTCTCCGTCAGGGTTTCTGCAGTAGTTGTCGGTCAGGTTGGCCTCTGGGTGAGTTTTGGGGTTTATCCTGCAAATATGTGTCCAGAAATTAACTTGAATATATCACAGAGCTATAGACCTGCTTTAAATGAGATGAACAAAAATGGGATTTTGTAATAAAGCTTAATTCTGCAAATAATGCAGAATTAAATTATTCTTACTTTGTGATTTTTCCAAAGGATAATACATGTTTAATGAGGACAACTTTCGAAGGCATTTTTTTTAGCTTAATTCTCTGCATTTGTGTGATCTTATGATGAACATTTGTTAGTCTTACTTGGTTTTGTGAGGTGTATTGATGCTCCACTTCTGGCAGAGAATACCTTTACGAGTCTTGCGGACAACACCCCGATAGTTTTTGCCGATTTCATTATAGCAGTCTagtttaagaagaaaaaaacctgTTTATTTACAAtaccactcaaaagtttggggtcagtatgtttaaaaagaagtcttttctgctcaccaatgctgcatttatctgatcaaaaatacagtaaaaacagcaatattgtgaaatattattacactttaaaataactgatttctatttgaatatattttaaaatgtaatttattcctgtgataaaaAAGTCCaattcctgtgaattttcagcatcattactccagtcttcagtgtcacatgatcttcagaaatcattctaatatgctgatttgctgctcaagaaacatttcttattattatcaatgttgaaaacagttgttctgcttcatatttttgtagaaaagcatgatacattttttttttcagtaaatagaaaagttcaaaagaacagcatttattcgaaataaaactattttgtaacattataagtgtctttactgtcacttttgatcactttaatgtgtccttgttgaataaaagtattagtttctttcaaaaaataaaatttgaacGGTTGTGTATATACAATCATTATGTAGTGTGAGCTGATTATGACATTTACTGCAGACGTTTTCTCTTCCCACAAACACAGTCAAAACgtctctttaaaaaatgaaactgcaGTTGATGTTTTTAATCACTAGCAGGCGCCAGCTGTACCCTCAGCCTCAATGTCATCAGAGCAGCGTTTGATCTGCAGACAGAGAGCCGTCCTCATCTCAGAGACAGACGTGAAACACCAGGGCGCCTCCGAACCGTCCGGGTTACGGCAGTAGTTCTCCTCCAGACCCCTAAAGGTGGAAAGAGGAAAGAAAAAGTCACAATCaacaatttatttcagttctatAGATTTTCAAGACATATTTGAGCCCCTCTCGACTCACTTGCACTCGTAGGTTTTGGGGAAAAATGGGTGTTCATGGGGTTTCTGGGCGTCCCAGCGCTGACAAGGGATTCCAGAGGTTGTTTCGTTGACTTTGCCCCTGTAGTCCTCTCCACGACCCCGAAAACAATTAGTGGTGTAGCTGGGGCGTGAACGACGCTTGGGAGACTCGGCTACAGGACGGGAAAGAGCGTATCTACTAGTTACAATGACTTTAGTTAGTAGTTAGTATACTGGACAGATGCTGTCCTTGTCGTCAAGATCAGCCATTGCATATTCATAAAGAATATTACTGAACCCAATACAATAAACTGCTATTAATGTT
This window harbors:
- the mst1 gene encoding hepatocyte growth factor-like protein — protein: MISLFFLTALVLWLDAAHAHRSALNDFQRSEGRELVLKSWNVNRLTELPGITLEDCAKRCTESPECRAFNYEFRPSVVCKHLPWVGDGDNADVKRNVNCDLYEMKVYVRKCIVGKGEDYRGKVSTTMSKRTCQQWWSKFPHDHRWTPSATNGLELNYCRNPDGDRIGPWCYTTDPERRYESCNIPQCKDEVCITCNGEDYRGQVDHTVSGKECQRWDQQYPHQHIYQPEKYPDKSLDDNYCRNPDASPVPWCYTTDPAVERESCDISKCPESPKRRSRPSYTTNCFRGRGEDYRGKVNETTSGIPCQRWDAQKPHEHPFFPKTYECKGLEENYCRNPDGSEAPWCFTSVSEMRTALCLQIKRCSDDIEAEDCYNEIGKNYRGVVRKTRKGILCQKWSINTPHKTKINPKTHPEANLTDNYCRNPDGDHHGPWCYTSDPKTEFDYCAIKQCAGEKVPIIGPTTEVVFNECGKRDDRHVRSWLRIVGGTPGNSPWTVSLRDRKGNHFCGGSLVNSEWVISTKQCFSSCYVDLTGYSAMMGTLFRDPKEGEPDRQTISLTKIVCGPSESHLVMLQLETPAQFNERVSQICLPPERYIVPEGTICEIAGWGETKGKGDETVLNVAQMPVLSNKECNKYFKGRVRENEMCTMAFQAGVGACERDYGGPLACQNSDCWVLEGVIIPMRRCGHAGQPNIFIRVSVYVDWIKKVMEMT